A region from the Peromyscus leucopus breed LL Stock chromosome 9, UCI_PerLeu_2.1, whole genome shotgun sequence genome encodes:
- the LOC114696002 gene encoding ras-related protein Rab-28-like, producing LATCFVQETFGKQYKQTIGLDFFLRRITLPGNLNVTLQVWDIGGQTIGGKMLDKYIYGAQGILLVYDITNYQSFENLEDWYSVVKMVSEESATQPLVALVGNKIDLEHMQTVKPDKHLRFCQENSFSSHFVSAKTGDSVFLCFQKVAAEILGIKLNKAETEQSQRVVKADVVNYNQEPTSRTVNPPQSFMCAVQ from the coding sequence ttAGCTACGTGTTTTGTTCAAGAGACTTTTGGGAAACAGTACAAGCAGACTATAGGACTGGATTTCTTTTTGAGAAGGATTACCTTACCAGGAAATTTGAATGTTACCCTTCAAGTTTGGGATATAGGAGGGCAGACAATAGGTGGCAAGATGTTGGATAAATACATCTATGGAGCACAGGGAATCCTCTTGGTATATGACATTACAAATTATCAAAGCTTTGAGAATTTAGAAGATTGGTATTCTGTGGTGAAGATGGTGAGTGAAGAGTCAGCAACTCAGCCCCTGGTTGCTTTGGTGGGCAATAAAATTGACTTGGAGCATATGCAAACAGTAAAACCTGATAAACACTTACGATTTTGCCAGGAAAACAGTTTTAGTAGCCACTTTGTTTCAGCCAAGACAGGAGACTCAGTCTTCCTGTGTTTTCAGAAAGTTGCTGCAGAAATCCTGGGAATCAAATTAAACAAAGCAGAAACAGAACAGTCACAGAGGGTGGTGAAGGCAGATGTTGTAAACTACAACCAGGAGCCCACGTCAAGAACTGTTAACCCACCTCAGAGTTTCATGTGTGCAGTTCAGTGA